From one bacterium genomic stretch:
- a CDS encoding glycosyltransferase family 39 protein, translating to MTPRAKARLLLLLLALGLGYRLFAAYPLQLERFAPASSALQAMHILHGERPIFYSGQAWMGPAGAYIIAAMFKLFGASTLTLGAFSWLVSALFLVGTVLLARRLFGVDNALVAAALFAVPVDYLMNLSGQP from the coding sequence ATGACGCCGCGCGCCAAGGCCCGCCTGCTGCTCCTGCTGCTCGCGCTGGGCCTCGGGTACCGCCTCTTCGCCGCCTACCCGCTGCAGCTCGAGCGCTTCGCGCCCGCCTCGTCGGCGCTGCAGGCGATGCACATCCTGCACGGCGAGCGGCCGATCTTCTACTCGGGGCAGGCCTGGATGGGGCCGGCGGGGGCTTACATCATCGCCGCCATGTTCAAGCTCTTCGGGGCCTCCACGCTGACGCTCGGCGCCTTCTCCTGGCTCGTGAGCGCGCTGTTCCTCGTGGGCACCGTCCTGCTGGCGCGCCGGCTCTTCGGCGTCGACAACGCCCTCGTGGCCGCGGCGCTGTTCGCCGTCCCCGTCGACTACCTGATGAACCTCTCCGGCCAGCCG